The sequence below is a genomic window from Pseudobdellovibrionaceae bacterium.
ATTGTTTTTCTTTTATGACTGTAGCAAATAGTGTGTAGGGGTTGCTATCCCCAGAAATATTAAAGTTTAGCCGATAGCGCGTCGTGGGCTTGGAGTCATACGAATAAATTTGCACAAAGTAAATTTTCCCTGCCTTTTTAATAATGCGAAAATATTTAGAAGAAAACACTCGAATATTCTTTCTTTCTTGAATATCAATAGGTACTATTTTAGCTAAAGCCGGCACAATTTTATATATGGGCTTGTTAACCGCCACGCTAACCGGCCTTAAAATAAATAAATTACAAGAACTTAGCCATAATAAAAAAGAAACGCACAATATTTTTTTCATGCTTTATCGTTTCCCATTGGCTACTTGCGCATCTTTTAAAAAGATATCTAGCCCTTGGTCTGTAAGTGGGTGCACTAACATCTGTTTTAATACTTTAAACGGTACCGTGCACACCTCGGCACCTAAAAGTGCTGCTTCTAAAATGTGTTGATTGTTGCGAACGCTGGCCACTAACACCTGTGTTTCTAAATCATAATTATCATAAATTTGTATAATTTGTTCTACTAACTCCATGCCAGTATGGCCAATATCGTCTAGCCTTCCCACAAAAGGAGAAACTAAAGTGGCCCCCGCCCTAGCTGCCATTAACGCCTGCAATGGAGAAAACACTAAGGTCACATTGGTTTTAATTCCCACGGCAGAAAAGTGGCGAACCGCCTTCATTCCCTCTTCGGTCATGGGAACTTTCACGACTATTGCCTCTCCTAATTCGGCCCATGCAGTACCTTCTTTAATCATTTCTTCTGCTTGAGTGGCTAAAACTTCCACAGAAATCCAGCCTGGACTTAGGTCTAATAAATCTTTAACCACTTCTTTAATGTCGCGGCCAGATTTTGCAATTAAACTAGGGTTGGTGGTAACTCCCTCAATCCAACCTCTAGACAAGGCCTCTTTTACTTCACTAATATCTGCTGTATCAATATAAAATTGCATTTATCACTCCTTGGGCTTTGCCTACAAAAATACTAAAAATTACACTAAAAATTATACGGACAAGCTAGTTACCGTTATTTTACTTTTTTAAAATAATAACAATATTCGGAAACATAGCTATTATATAAAGAAAACTTTTGCACCACTAAGTAGTCATTAGCATTTCTTAAAGCAATTCCCGACCCTTTTGTTTGCCACCGCGCTGCCAAACTATTAGAAAATCGTTCTATTGGAGGGGCAGGGTTATTTCGTAATAGTTTTAAAATAGCCTTTTCTTTTTTAGGGGTTACAGTGTCAAATTCATTGGCGTTGGTTTTATCCGAACCTAATAACCACATTCTTGGACTGTCTGGAAACAGTGGTCCGCGATCAGAAGAGTTTCTGTAAAAATCGCCAGGTAATAAAAACAATAATGACGCCTCTGGAAGGTTAGAGTAGGGCTGAAAACAACGCCCAGAATACCAATTTTGTTTTTTTAAATTAAAAGAAAAGTTTGTATTCCCTTGGGCAAATAACTGTTGCAATTCCAAAAAAGGATTTTGGTTTGCTGCGTTGGGGTTAAATATTCCCGCAAAAGTTGTTGCTGGGTTCAGTAATAAAGCCCCAATCAATACTGTAAAAAAAGATTTTTTAAACATTTTTTCTCCTTAATATGCACCAATATCTATTAAGATATGTTGCGATTTTTATGCGGATTAGTCAAACTACCCTGCCCCAAACTCGTTTAAGAAAATAAATTTTCCATTGTATACAAACCGGAGGGCTGACATACCAAAAACTCCGCAGCCCGTATGGCGCCCTTAGCAAAAACACGGCGGCTGTGAGCCTTATGCTTTAACAGTAAGCTTTCCTCATCAGAAACTAAATTAACGGTGTGCACCCCCAGCTCCTTGCCCTGTCTGTTAGAGCACACTTTTGCTTCTATATTATTGTCGTTTAAAACACGCAACAAACTTAAGGCTGTGCCACTGGGCGAATCTTTTTTATCTACATGATGTGTTTCTTCAATAGCATATTTAAATTCCAGCCCCTGCGTTTTTTTACTTATTATATTTAAACACAAATTTAATAAATAAACCCCCACGCTCATATTCGCTGACCAAAAAACGGGTATGGATAACGAAATACTTTTTAATAAATTAAAGTCTTTTTCTGTTAAGCCCGTTGTGCCAGACAAAAAAGCTTTGCGGTTATTTTCCGCCCATTTTGCAATGTTAGAAAAACTTTTTTGGTGAGAAAAATCGATAACTAAATCCACTTGCTGCGGGTCCACATCGGTTAAGCTAGAATCAGGGCTTTTGTATAAAGAAAAAAAAGCATGTTCTTTTATTAAAGTTTGCAGCTCTTTTCCCATTTTTCCAGAACCGCCAAAAAGTAAAATAGATTGTTTTTTCATAGTAACCATTACCTATAAGTAACCTAGTTTTTTTAGCTCTTTGGCAATGTCTTGCCCGCTTCCTTCTACCATGGGCAACCTTAGCTCGGCACTTTTAATAATTCCTAACAAAGCTAATGCTTTTTTTATTCCCATGGGGTTGGTTTCTGCATACAAAGCTTTAAGTAAGGGTAAATAAGTTTCCCAATTTTTTCTTTCTGCTGTGTTTTTAAAAACGGCATTAAACTCTTTTCCCAAAATGTGTGTGGCTACCCCCACTAATCCATTGCCGCCGACTTTCATAAAGTCGTTAAAAGATAAATCATCACCGCTGAGTATGCTAGAAAATAGTTTTTGTTTTACAATTTGTTTTGCAAAATCTATATTTCCCGAAGCTTCTTTAATGCCTATAATATTAGGCTCGGCAGATAATGTTTTTAAACTCTGTATATCTAAACTTACGCCTGTTCGAGAAGGTACATTGTATAATAAAATATTTATGCTTTTGTTTTGTTGTGCTAAATATTGAAAGTGTTGTACTAGCCCTGCTTGAGAGGGTTTGTTGTAATACGGGCAAACCACCAATGCCGTTTTCACTCCCCAAGACACTGCTTGTTTTATTTTTTGATCCGCCACATAAGTAGAATTACTTCCTGTGCCTAAAATTACATTGGCCTGCGTGGAAGCTTCGCCGCTTACAAAAGAAAAAATATTCTTTACTTCTTCAGGAAAAAGACAAGGGCTCTCTCCCGTGGTTCCATTAACTACAAAGCCTTGAACTTTAGAATCCAATTGCAATTGTATTAGTTTTTTTAAAGATGGATAGTCTACCTCCCCTTTATAAAAAGGAGTAACCAAGGCGGTAATAATTCCAGAATATTTTTGCATACACTATGTAACTTGCTTTAATTTATTACTGATGTCACGGGAGGTTTTGGATCTGCCTTTAAACCACACCCGCTAAAAGCAAAAGCATGAATACAGCAAAGGCTATAAATAAGCAGTTGTTTTCTTGTTAGCTTGGTAAATACTTTTTTACACATATTACGCCTCTGCATCTGGGTTGTTTGCTAAAACTTGTCGAGGCTTGCTTCCTTGTGGTGGGCCAACAATTCCCGCCTGCTCAAATAACTCAATCATGCGCGCGGCTCTAGGATAACCCAAGCGAAATTTTCTTTGAAGCAAAGAGGCACTAACCATTTTCATGGAAGAAACCGCTTGTAAAATTTCTTCATAGCGTTCGTCTTGCTCGTCAGCATCGCCCATGCTAAAGCCCTCTTTGTGTTCTTCCGACTTACCGTTTAAAAACTGCATAGCTTTTTCATCATACAGTGGATCGCCCTGGTTTTTCCAAAAATTAATTAATTTAGAAATATCCTCGTCAGGTAACCAAGGCCCATGATAGCGTTTGGGCTTAGAAATTCCTGGGGCTAAAAATAACATATCCCCTCGAGTTAATAATCGCTCGGCCCCACCTTCATCTAAAATAATGCGCGAGTCGGTTTTGCTGGCCACCTTAAAACTCACTCTTCCAGGAATATTGGTTTTTATTAAACCCGTAACCACATCTTTACGCGGGCTTTGCATAGCTAAAATTAAATGAATACCACAGGCTCTAGCCATTTGTGCTAAGCGCACTACCGCTTGCTCCACATTAGATTTATCTACGGCCATAAGGTCGGCAAACTCTTCTACAACAATAACAATGTAAGGTTGTTCTTCGTAATAATAACTTTCTCTTTTTGCGCAATCTTGGTTAAATTCAAAATGTTTTAAAATTTGTTTTTCAGAAAACTTTTTAACATGAGAATTAAACGCGTCTAAACCTCTA
It includes:
- the fsa gene encoding fructose-6-phosphate aldolase, which produces MQFYIDTADISEVKEALSRGWIEGVTTNPSLIAKSGRDIKEVVKDLLDLSPGWISVEVLATQAEEMIKEGTAWAELGEAIVVKVPMTEEGMKAVRHFSAVGIKTNVTLVFSPLQALMAARAGATLVSPFVGRLDDIGHTGMELVEQIIQIYDNYDLETQVLVASVRNNQHILEAALLGAEVCTVPFKVLKQMLVHPLTDQGLDIFLKDAQVANGKR
- the dapA gene encoding 4-hydroxy-tetrahydrodipicolinate synthase, whose amino-acid sequence is MQKYSGIITALVTPFYKGEVDYPSLKKLIQLQLDSKVQGFVVNGTTGESPCLFPEEVKNIFSFVSGEASTQANVILGTGSNSTYVADQKIKQAVSWGVKTALVVCPYYNKPSQAGLVQHFQYLAQQNKSINILLYNVPSRTGVSLDIQSLKTLSAEPNIIGIKEASGNIDFAKQIVKQKLFSSILSGDDLSFNDFMKVGGNGLVGVATHILGKEFNAVFKNTAERKNWETYLPLLKALYAETNPMGIKKALALLGIIKSAELRLPMVEGSGQDIAKELKKLGYL